A single region of the Fusarium keratoplasticum isolate Fu6.1 chromosome 7, whole genome shotgun sequence genome encodes:
- a CDS encoding oxygenase subunit alpha, translating to MFQFLSSKSAPTDVPRALPASWYREPAMYELERRAIYSKRWLLVTHRSRFAKSGDFVQYNEAGFSFFLCLDREGNLNGFHNICRHRAYPVVTKDEGNVSILSCKYHGWSYGLSGKLAKAPRFEKMETFDKDANGLFKVHVHIDKRGFVWVNLDGGDKPSVPWKSDFDGADTQPRLGIFNMDDYTFDHAWDMHGDYNWKTLVDNYNECYHCSVAHPGIAATSNLTTYKVEVKGGQIQHFVEDKKGKESGLEVAPTFFFPNASVTMTTKYFYLMRVVPTSATTTSMQYEVYRHKDATDEEFKEVDDFFKQVESEDKGLCNAAQKNLNAGVYVTGDLNSFNEKGVLYFQKILKEAVVQHRNEEQKAGGEMWPARRTAARNGIQEEIEFCQGLCDSKGKEVEW from the exons ATGTTCCAGTTCCTATCGTCAAAGAGCGCACCGACCGATGTGCCCCGTGCCCTGCCAGCATCATGGTACCGAGAGCCTGCCATGTACGAACTGGAGAGACGGGCCATCTATTCCAAGCGCTGGCTACTGGTGACGCATCGCAGCCGTTTTGCCAAGTCGGGCGACTTTGTTCAATATAACGAGGCTGGCTTTTCGTTCTTCCTCTGCCTCGACAGGGAAGGAAACCTGAATGGGTTTCATAACATCTGTCGCCATAGAGCGTACCCTGTCGTGACCAAAGATGAAGGCAATGTCAGCATTTTGTCCTGCAAATATCACG GATGGTCATATGGGTTGAGTGGAAAACTGGCCAAGGCCCCTCGCTTCGAAAAGATGGAGACTTTCGACAAGGACGCAAATGGCCTGTTCAAGGTCCACGTGCACATTGACAAGAGAGGTTTCGTCTGGGTCAATCTCGACGGAGGAGACAAGCCTTCTGTTCCTTGGAAGAGCGACTTTGATGGAGCAGACACACAACCTCGACTTGGTATCTTCAACATGGATGATTACACGTTCGACCATGCTTGGGATATGCATGGAGACTATAACTGGAAAACACTGGTCGATAACTACAACGAG TGCTACCACTGCAGCGTTGCTCACCCTGGTATCGCCGCAACCTCCAATCTGACGACCTACAAAGTCGAAGTCAAGGGTGGCCAGATTCAGCACTTTGTTGAGGACAAGAAGGGGAAGGAATCTGGCCTGGAagtcgcgccgaccttcttcttcccaaACGCCTCAGTCACAATGAC CACGAAATACTTCTATCTCATGCGAGTAGTACCAACTTCAGCAACCACAACATCAATGCAGTACGAAGTTTACCGACACAAAGACGCCACAGACGAGGAGTTCAAAGAGGTTGACGACTTCTTCAAGCAAGTCGAGTCAGAAGACAAGGGCCTCTGCAACGCGGCCCAGAAGAACCTCAACGCAGGTGTCTATGTCACAGGGGACTTGAACTCTTTCAACGAAAAGGGTGTGTTGTACTTTCAGAAGATACTCAAGGAGGCTGTTGTGCAGCACCGGAATGAGGAGCAAAAGGCAGGTGGTGAGATGTGGCCTGCGAGGAGGACGGCAGCTAGGAATGGCATTCAGGAGGAAATTGAATTTTGTCAGGGGCTTTGTGATTCGAAAGGCAAGGAGGTTGAGTGGTAG
- a CDS encoding Fungal-trans domain-containing protein, which yields MYLRGPWVRAASHKEVSPNYSGSGSIFSLGQLVAAAVSRGSDNSVLRLGVSAAQEHGHQNIERVRATEMPLPSLGDAVELVKLYFDALHVTMPFMRQADAFQQLERLYTGTPAYTGHDKTQDLFQLHMIFAIGAMRSPGRWKEDYARDHYLTAMSNEAHLGQVPPPAQIQNLLLVFVFATLHDVGIASTWEIIRQAMRVCVKFGFHSRETAEHDRLQEQLRRKIFWSAYISDRHCSQNLGRPVALAEEDITIELPINQDDGQIKAGEPEIPGRYTEVTNLVRHTLLRRLGTNARIALNRLSRQQASLAEQIETAKTWTDALEVWYNSSVVKPTPTNAYETKQYLDINFHRERMKFLSYLVLPSDNAQNATASIEHLWQYTLSAYQILLAYQKQSNDGFLKPNWTYVQDVLKSGFGILYCAVGIPEHRRHNNDGVSLTPSELDTVVNGLKLCGETLSKITAEWQTVQRHANAFMQMSEAVLELIASTTRNATREQSHAENGGERLEETMDWDFDALDSTLNMFQGEGIEPFTDTEWAELFELAVEADGELTMPM from the exons ATGTATCTCCGTGGACCCTGGGTCAGGGCAGCTTCACACAAGGAG GTTTCTCCCAACTACAGCGGCTCCGGGAGTATCTTCAG TCTCGGGCAGCTAGTAGCCGCAGCCGTCTCTCGTGGTTCAGATAACTCAGTCCTCCGCCTGGGTGTTTCTGCGGCCCAAGAACACGGGCACCAGAACATAGAAAGGGTGCGCGCCACAGAGATGCCACTGCccagccttggcgatgctgtcGAGCTTGTCAAGTTGTACTTCGATGCACTACACGTTACTATGCCGTTCATGAGACAAGCAGATGCCTTCCAGCAGCTTGAGCGACTGTATACTGGCACCCCGGCCTATACTGGACATGACAAGACTCAAGATCTCTTCCAGCTTCACATGATATTTGCTATCGGGGCCATGCGTTCTCCTGGGAGATGGAAGGAAGACTACGCAAGAGACCATTATCTGACCGCTATGAGCAACGAGGCTCACCTTGGTCAAGTGCCGCCTCCTGCACAGATACAGAATCTGCTCCTAGTCTTTGTCTTTGCTACTCTACACGACGTCGGCATCGCGAGTACTTGGGAGATTATCAGACAAGCCATGAGGGTCTGTGTGAAATTTGGCTTCCATAGTCGGGAGACGGCGGAGCACGACCGGCTACAAGAGCAGCTACGGCGAAAAATATTCTGGTCTGCATACATCTCGGATCGACACTGCAGCCAGAACTTGGGTCGACCTGTAGCTCTGGCTGAAGAGGATATCACCATTGAGCTTCCAATCAACCAGGATGACGGCCAGATCAAGGCGGGCGAGCCAGAGATTCCTGGGCGATACACCGAAGTGACGAACTTGGTGAGACACACCCTCCTACGACGTCTTGGTACGAATGCGCGGATAGCTTTGAACCGTTTATCACGACAACAAGCTTCTCTAGCAGAGCAGATAGAGACTGCGAAAACATGGACCGATGCGCTTGAGGTTTGGTACAACTCTAGTGTTGTCAAGCCTACCCCTACAAACGCATACGAAACCAAGCAATATCTCGATATCAACTTTCACCGCGAGCGGATGAAGTTCTTGTCGTATCTGGTTCTTCCCTCGGACAACGCGCAGAACGCGACCGCGAGTATCGAGCACTTGTGGCAGTATACCCTCTCGGCTTACCAAATTCTGCTGGCGTATCAGAAGCAGTCCAACGACGGTTTCTTGAAACCCAACTGGACGTACGTGCAAGACGTGTTAAAATCAGGTTTTGGCATTCTCTACTGTGCAGTAGGCATACCAGAGCATCGACGTCACAACAATGACGGGGTCAGCCTGACGCCCTCAGAGTTGGACACGGTCGTCAACGGCCTCAAACTATGCGGTGAAACGTTGAGCAAGATTACGGCTGAGTGGCAGACGGTACAGCGTCACGCAAACGCGTTTATGCAGATGTCTGAGGCTGTGCTTGAGCTCATTGCGAGCACAACCCGGAATGCGACGCGGGAGCAAAGCCACGCGGAAAATGGTGGCGAGAGGCTGGAAGAAACCATGGACTGGGATTTTGATGCTCTTGATTCAACGTTGAATATGTTCCAAGGGGAAGGGATTGAGCCGTTCACTGATACTGAGTGGGCTGAATTGTTCGAGTTGGCTGTCGAAGCAGATGGGGAGCTCACTATGCCCATGTAG